One Candidatus Bathyanammoxibius amoris DNA segment encodes these proteins:
- a CDS encoding D-aminoacylase produces the protein MNNFDIVIKSGTIIDGTGASGRKSDLGIKGDKISFIGDIEPQDNQTVIDAAGLIVAPGFIDIHSHSDFLCFISPGSESKVLDGVTTEICGNCGSSPFPLSKETLKRKQENYSKFGLVIDWRDAEGFFRRVESQRSSINRGFLAGHSSIRDFVIGYDSRPPAGGELSGMKDEVTRAMEAGALGLSSGLIYPPGCFAGREELIEICREVGRLGGVYTTHMRSEGEKLLDAIKEALEVSRRAEVGLQISHIKTAGRENWSKLSSVKGLLDSAIAEGLPVSCDRYPYVAAATDLNVILPNWVQEGGMEKQMERLTGPRTRMKVTEEILDRSNDEWYGETILISDVHAGTAEHKARVVGKTLAELGREHDKPPLEVALDLLIEQKGRVWIVAFSMSEDNLEEILSWDFVGIGSDSSLRARDGMLGQGRPHPRAYGTFSRVLGRYSRDRGVLSLEEAVHKMTGFSARKMRLENRGEVREGYFADITVFDPEDVKDRATYQEPHQYSAGIGYVIVNGQITVDGGSHTGAAAGKVLRRE, from the coding sequence GTGAATAATTTTGACATAGTCATAAAAAGCGGGACCATTATAGACGGTACGGGTGCGTCCGGCAGGAAATCCGACCTGGGTATAAAGGGGGACAAGATAAGCTTCATAGGGGACATAGAACCGCAGGACAATCAAACCGTAATAGACGCTGCGGGTTTAATAGTGGCCCCCGGGTTTATAGACATACATTCCCACAGCGACTTCCTCTGTTTCATCAGCCCCGGAAGCGAGAGCAAGGTGCTCGACGGCGTGACCACCGAAATATGCGGGAACTGCGGCTCTTCACCCTTCCCCCTCTCGAAGGAGACGCTGAAGAGGAAACAGGAGAACTACAGCAAGTTTGGTCTGGTAATAGACTGGCGGGACGCCGAGGGTTTTTTCAGGAGAGTGGAGTCACAACGCAGCTCTATAAACAGGGGCTTCCTTGCGGGCCATTCAAGTATCAGGGATTTTGTCATCGGTTATGACAGCAGACCACCCGCCGGCGGGGAACTATCCGGGATGAAGGACGAGGTAACAAGGGCAATGGAGGCCGGCGCCCTTGGACTCTCCAGCGGTCTTATATATCCGCCCGGATGTTTTGCCGGCAGGGAGGAGCTTATTGAGATCTGCCGGGAGGTTGGCCGGCTCGGCGGCGTTTATACCACACACATGAGGAGCGAGGGGGAAAAACTCCTTGATGCAATCAAAGAGGCCCTGGAAGTATCACGCAGGGCCGAAGTGGGTCTTCAAATATCCCACATCAAGACTGCGGGCAGGGAAAACTGGTCAAAGCTCTCTTCGGTGAAGGGGCTGCTTGATTCGGCCATAGCAGAGGGGCTTCCGGTCTCGTGTGACAGATACCCTTACGTGGCGGCGGCAACCGACCTCAACGTAATTCTTCCCAACTGGGTCCAGGAGGGAGGGATGGAGAAACAGATGGAGAGGCTTACCGGTCCGCGCACACGCATGAAGGTTACGGAGGAGATACTGGATAGAAGTAACGATGAGTGGTACGGTGAGACTATACTTATCTCGGACGTACACGCGGGGACTGCTGAACACAAGGCCCGCGTGGTGGGTAAGACACTTGCCGAACTGGGCAGGGAACATGATAAACCGCCGCTGGAGGTGGCGCTTGACCTCTTGATAGAGCAGAAGGGGCGCGTGTGGATAGTGGCCTTCAGCATGAGCGAAGACAACCTGGAAGAGATTTTGAGTTGGGATTTTGTCGGTATAGGTTCCGACAGTTCGCTTCGGGCGCGAGACGGCATGTTGGGGCAGGGCAGACCGCACCCCCGCGCGTACGGTACCTTTTCCAGGGTGCTTGGCCGGTATTCAAGGGACAGAGGTGTATTGTCGCTGGAGGAGGCGGTTCATAAGATGACGGGGTTTTCTGCGAGGAAGATGCGTCTGGAAAACAGGGGGGAGGTCAGGGAGGGTTATTTTGCCGATATCACCGTCTTTGATCCTGAAGACGTAAAGGACAGGGCCACGTATCAAGAACCACATCAATATTCGGCGGGTATCGGGTACGTGATAGTGAACGGGCAGATTACTGTAGATGGCGGCAGCCACACCGGAGCGGCGGCGGGAAAGGTCCTGAGGAGGGAATGA
- a CDS encoding FAD-dependent oxidoreductase, protein MAKALKGSVTIEFKQPKLDVSIADPTVILYKGSQKKLREEKTIDVATSSDQDWFSQNIYCRTSCPINTDARSYSLAISKGQNQLAYLIARQNNPFVAVLGKACNAPCEDVCQRAKIDSPVALRALKDFAVERNRFSTQEVYKWLDTKKSKVKLRKGEEPPRIAIIGGGPAGLSAAHDLALMGYKVKVIEATSRLGGMLNATPRYKLDKESIKKDIDNILYLGVEVETNRTCGTDFSIDEALGQYDAVLLATGLQKGKLPDIPGTELQGVLHGVDFLKHVFAGDRVFLGETVLVLGGGGNVALDIARTARRVGARNIRIGVVCIEAAEGSKPYNTEDEMPADSSEIYAAKQEGITFLNSLAPKEITGEYGEVKGLKVRHVSTVYDDKGCFNPAFSDTKVEVLKADTVILGYGQELDSLFKEKSKGLRLTADGLLKVHAGTMMTAREGLFSCGDMVSPGHIVDAVASGQKAAQSIHEYLGGTGSLELGSLKEIRPVHHHERHDTFALKGTIGRTLPPALSPRQRKRNMELVEGSYPVYEAKKQGDRCIDCSKFPMISPYHPCTVCGSCVDSCPAECISMRFMNKADMNGSTKKVEGADGNGPWVGLIIDDNACVRCGACAEACSEDSIHMVKFEEVTE, encoded by the coding sequence ATGGCGAAGGCTCTCAAGGGAAGCGTTACCATTGAGTTTAAGCAGCCTAAGCTGGATGTATCTATAGCAGACCCTACCGTTATACTTTACAAGGGCTCTCAAAAAAAGCTGCGTGAAGAGAAAACAATTGACGTGGCTACCTCCTCAGACCAGGACTGGTTTTCCCAAAACATATACTGCAGAACGTCTTGCCCCATAAATACCGATGCCAGGTCATATTCACTGGCAATCTCCAAAGGCCAGAACCAGCTTGCATATCTTATCGCCAGACAGAATAACCCGTTTGTGGCCGTCCTTGGAAAGGCCTGTAACGCGCCCTGTGAGGACGTTTGTCAGAGGGCGAAGATAGATTCACCCGTAGCCTTGAGGGCACTCAAGGATTTCGCCGTGGAAAGGAACAGGTTTAGCACACAAGAGGTCTACAAGTGGCTGGATACAAAGAAGTCAAAAGTAAAGTTGCGCAAGGGAGAGGAGCCTCCACGTATCGCTATTATAGGGGGCGGTCCGGCCGGTCTGTCTGCTGCGCACGACCTGGCCCTTATGGGCTACAAGGTAAAGGTCATTGAGGCGACAAGCAGGCTGGGTGGTATGTTAAATGCGACACCCAGATACAAACTGGATAAGGAATCGATAAAAAAGGATATTGACAACATACTCTATTTAGGCGTTGAGGTGGAAACAAATCGGACATGCGGAACGGATTTCAGTATTGATGAGGCGCTAGGGCAGTATGACGCCGTGTTGTTAGCCACGGGCCTTCAGAAGGGCAAGTTGCCGGACATACCCGGTACCGAGCTTCAGGGTGTACTCCATGGAGTGGATTTCTTGAAACATGTCTTCGCCGGTGACAGGGTATTTCTGGGAGAAACAGTCCTGGTCCTGGGGGGAGGAGGGAACGTCGCCCTGGACATTGCCCGTACGGCCCGGCGCGTGGGGGCAAGGAATATACGAATTGGTGTGGTCTGCATTGAGGCCGCAGAGGGTTCTAAACCATACAACACTGAAGATGAGATGCCGGCCGATTCCTCCGAGATATACGCAGCCAAACAGGAAGGGATCACCTTCCTTAACTCTCTGGCGCCCAAGGAGATTACCGGGGAGTATGGAGAGGTTAAGGGCCTCAAGGTAAGACATGTCAGCACTGTTTACGACGATAAAGGATGTTTTAACCCCGCCTTCAGTGATACTAAAGTTGAAGTCTTAAAGGCGGATACCGTTATACTTGGATATGGTCAGGAGCTGGACAGCTTGTTTAAAGAAAAGAGCAAGGGCCTTAGACTTACGGCTGACGGCTTGCTTAAGGTACACGCTGGGACCATGATGACTGCCAGGGAGGGGCTGTTCTCGTGCGGGGACATGGTAAGTCCGGGACATATTGTAGATGCCGTAGCCTCCGGACAGAAGGCCGCGCAGTCAATCCATGAATATCTGGGAGGAACGGGCTCGCTGGAACTTGGGAGTTTGAAGGAGATTCGACCTGTTCATCATCATGAAAGACACGACACCTTTGCCCTGAAAGGCACGATAGGCAGAACACTCCCGCCCGCATTGTCCCCCAGGCAAAGAAAGAGAAATATGGAACTTGTGGAGGGAAGCTACCCTGTTTACGAGGCCAAAAAACAGGGAGACAGATGCATCGACTGTAGTAAGTTCCCGATGATAAGCCCTTACCATCCCTGTACGGTATGTGGGTCCTGTGTGGATTCATGTCCGGCCGAGTGCATATCTATGAGGTTTATGAACAAGGCTGACATGAACGGCTCCACCAAAAAAGTGGAGGGGGCCGATGGTAATGGTCCCTGGGTGGGGCTGATAATAGATGACAACGCTTGTGTACGCTGTGGCGCATGTGCAGAGGCGTGTTCGGAAGACTCTATACATATGGTAAAGTTCGAAGAAGTTACCGAATAA
- the recR gene encoding recombination mediator RecR has product MEKLIKELAKMPGIGRKTAERLAYYILRLPAQEAGELSGAIEELKQNSKFCPGCFGVTVDGICQVCSDPGRDNTVICVVEEHKDFFSIERTGHYKGVYHVLLGHISPLDNVHPEDLTIEKLIDRVGNGTVKEVILATNFNVEGDTTAAYIQKRLSALGWKDMKITRPARGIPQGSHLEYLSNSVLADAMDERRAF; this is encoded by the coding sequence ATGGAGAAGTTAATAAAAGAGCTGGCGAAGATGCCCGGTATAGGGCGGAAGACTGCCGAGAGGCTGGCTTATTATATACTCAGGCTCCCCGCGCAGGAGGCCGGAGAGCTCTCCGGCGCCATAGAGGAGCTGAAACAGAATAGCAAATTCTGTCCCGGGTGCTTCGGCGTTACGGTAGACGGAATCTGTCAGGTATGCTCAGACCCGGGACGCGACAACACCGTGATATGCGTGGTGGAAGAACATAAAGACTTCTTCAGTATAGAGAGGACCGGACACTATAAAGGGGTCTATCACGTTCTGCTGGGGCATATCTCCCCCCTGGACAACGTCCACCCGGAAGACCTTACCATAGAAAAGCTCATAGACAGGGTCGGGAACGGCACGGTGAAGGAGGTTATACTGGCCACCAATTTTAACGTGGAGGGGGACACCACCGCCGCGTATATCCAGAAGAGACTGTCTGCGCTGGGCTGGAAGGATATGAAAATCACGCGTCCGGCCAGGGGTATTCCGCAGGGAAGCCACCTTGAGTACCTGTCTAACAGCGTGTTGGCGGATGCCATGGACGAAAGGAGGGCCTTTTAG
- a CDS encoding YbaB/EbfC family nucleoid-associated protein: MKGLGNFGDIMKQAQKMQRKMEEIQNELKDRVVEASSGGGMVTAKMNGSQELLAVKIDPEVVDPEDVDMLEDLVVAAVNQAAKKSRELCEQEMAKLTGGLNLPGLPGGMPFGAP, encoded by the coding sequence ATGAAGGGTTTAGGCAACTTTGGCGACATAATGAAACAGGCCCAGAAGATGCAAAGAAAGATGGAGGAGATACAGAACGAGCTCAAGGATCGCGTGGTGGAGGCCAGTTCAGGCGGTGGCATGGTCACGGCCAAGATGAACGGAAGTCAGGAACTTCTGGCGGTAAAGATAGACCCCGAGGTGGTTGACCCGGAGGACGTGGATATGCTTGAGGACCTGGTGGTTGCCGCGGTAAACCAGGCGGCAAAGAAGTCCCGGGAATTGTGTGAACAGGAGATGGCAAAGCTTACCGGGGGATTGAACTTGCCCGGCCTCCCGGGGGGAATGCCCTTTGGCGCACCCTAG
- the rpoN gene encoding RNA polymerase factor sigma-54 gives MKLEMTPRVQLQLKMKLAPQIIQSIEILQLPLLALLEHVQTEMEENPVLEEETVLDAEVEDNPPDGEETEAAEEERVDVLPEEWQSYSRPRSRSARRDERDKKQEALENTSAKPISFHEYLFGQLSLMDMTGFMRDLCEHIICNMDDNGYLSTPLDEIVNELEQPVAVEDAGKALRMVQSMEPLGVGARNLEECLLLQMDKKYEEYELAEELILHYLKDIEMKRYPQVAKKTGRSLETIKKVVEHIGSLNPKPGSVFCCEPIAYVVPDVKVEYVDGRYEVTLNEDYALPYLSINSTYRTYLNQRNSDNKTKEYIKKKIESARWLIDAIEQRRATLYKVATNLVELQQDFFEEGVSSLKPLKMQELADRLGIHVSTVSRALARKYIQTPRGIFEMKYFFTGGFSSGDGDTESWEATRQRLREIIDKEDKKHPLSDEEIVAALKAKGVDVARRTVTKYRKLMKFPSSRQRRQY, from the coding sequence ATGAAGCTTGAGATGACACCGCGCGTGCAGCTTCAACTGAAGATGAAGCTGGCGCCGCAGATAATTCAATCGATAGAGATACTACAGCTCCCTCTACTGGCCCTGCTTGAGCATGTACAGACGGAGATGGAGGAAAACCCCGTACTCGAAGAGGAAACGGTCCTGGATGCGGAGGTTGAGGACAACCCTCCAGACGGCGAAGAGACGGAAGCGGCGGAAGAAGAACGTGTTGACGTGCTGCCGGAGGAGTGGCAGAGCTATTCCAGGCCGAGAAGCAGGTCTGCGAGACGGGACGAGAGGGACAAAAAGCAGGAGGCGCTGGAAAACACCTCGGCCAAACCCATCTCATTCCACGAGTATCTTTTTGGACAGCTCTCCCTTATGGATATGACAGGGTTCATGCGAGACCTCTGTGAACACATAATATGTAACATGGACGATAACGGATACCTCTCTACCCCTTTAGATGAGATTGTAAATGAACTTGAGCAGCCCGTCGCCGTTGAAGATGCCGGGAAGGCGCTGCGTATGGTGCAGTCGATGGAGCCTCTTGGTGTGGGGGCCAGAAACCTTGAGGAGTGCCTGCTGCTCCAGATGGACAAGAAATACGAGGAATATGAACTGGCCGAGGAGCTAATCCTCCATTATCTCAAGGACATAGAGATGAAGAGGTATCCTCAGGTGGCCAAGAAGACGGGCAGGAGTCTGGAAACCATAAAGAAGGTGGTAGAACATATCGGCAGTTTAAACCCAAAACCAGGTTCGGTTTTTTGTTGTGAACCGATTGCATACGTTGTGCCGGACGTTAAGGTCGAGTACGTAGACGGCCGGTATGAGGTCACCCTGAACGAGGACTACGCCCTCCCATACCTATCCATCAACAGTACCTACAGGACGTACCTCAACCAGCGCAACTCAGACAACAAGACCAAGGAGTACATAAAAAAGAAGATAGAATCGGCCAGATGGCTGATAGACGCCATAGAGCAGAGAAGGGCCACGCTGTATAAGGTCGCGACCAACCTTGTAGAGTTACAGCAAGATTTCTTTGAGGAGGGCGTCTCCAGCCTTAAACCGCTTAAGATGCAGGAACTTGCGGACCGTCTGGGCATACACGTCTCCACCGTGAGCCGTGCCCTGGCCAGGAAGTACATACAGACGCCCAGGGGCATATTCGAGATGAAGTACTTCTTTACGGGCGGTTTCAGCAGCGGCGACGGCGACACGGAGTCGTGGGAAGCCACAAGACAGAGGCTCAGGGAGATAATAGACAAAGAGGACAAGAAACACCCCCTGAGCGATGAAGAAATAGTCGCCGCGCTTAAGGCCAAGGGTGTCGACGTAGCACGGCGCACCGTGACCAAGTACAGAAAACTCATGAAGTTCCCCTCCTCCCGTCAGAGACGGCAGTACTAA
- a CDS encoding DUF296 domain-containing protein: MEYSQCNVGRVFVVRFDHGDDLLAELTSLIKKENIRAGLLHFLGALEKAEIVVGPEKVEVPPVPMWRDFADGREVLGLGTIFWKDDTPKIHVHSGIGRDNLVNLGCIRKDAKVYLTIEAVIIELKGLSAERKPDERTKLDLLKFKD; the protein is encoded by the coding sequence ATGGAATATTCCCAGTGTAACGTAGGCAGGGTGTTTGTGGTCAGGTTTGACCACGGGGACGACCTGCTGGCCGAACTCACGTCGCTCATTAAAAAAGAAAATATCAGGGCCGGGTTGCTGCACTTTCTAGGCGCCCTGGAAAAGGCCGAAATCGTGGTCGGACCTGAGAAGGTGGAGGTGCCGCCCGTGCCGATGTGGAGAGATTTTGCCGACGGCCGGGAGGTCTTGGGGCTGGGTACTATTTTTTGGAAGGACGACACCCCAAAAATCCACGTCCACAGCGGGATAGGTAGAGACAACCTTGTCAACCTGGGCTGCATAAGGAAGGACGCAAAGGTCTATCTCACCATAGAGGCGGTAATAATAGAGCTAAAGGGCCTGTCGGCGGAGAGAAAGCCTGACGAAAGGACCAAGTTAGACCTGCTGAAGTTTAAGGACTAG
- a CDS encoding FAD-dependent monooxygenase gives MSLKREYDVVVVGAGPAGAAAAKVVVEAGLTVLVIERKKLPRYKICSGLINEKSLKLTKEHFGDIPVECYCKPRIIKGVRLWYDAKRSRNWPFGENGAPNVWRAQYDEWLVRRSGAEVRDLCLLKDFVMDGGRVVRLYCKDSQEGLLEIDCKYLISAEGSLSSVRAKLNPELEKRSHWFLAYQNYYEGSSVLDPEWYHGFLDPAFGEIYGWYNVKDDYVIFGTSCRKGGRFGPYLENFTQFLKKHFGLRLGRLVRKSSCLGTNMCATGNFYLGKDRVLLAGEAAGFLNMFGEGISSALATGLLAGQAVVQADSGSDKGAHEIYTELSGRERRETLASWKLAARLAGRPVMV, from the coding sequence ATGTCTTTGAAGAGGGAATATGACGTGGTGGTGGTGGGTGCCGGACCTGCCGGGGCGGCAGCGGCAAAGGTAGTGGTGGAGGCCGGTCTCACGGTGCTGGTGATAGAGCGTAAGAAGCTGCCCAGGTATAAGATATGTTCAGGTCTCATAAATGAGAAATCGCTGAAACTTACGAAAGAACATTTTGGCGATATTCCGGTTGAATGTTACTGCAAACCGCGCATAATTAAGGGTGTCAGGCTCTGGTATGACGCGAAACGTTCCAGGAACTGGCCGTTTGGTGAGAATGGCGCGCCCAATGTGTGGCGCGCGCAGTATGATGAGTGGCTGGTCAGACGCTCAGGGGCTGAAGTAAGAGACCTGTGTCTCCTAAAGGATTTTGTAATGGACGGCGGCAGGGTTGTCCGGTTGTACTGCAAAGACTCCCAAGAGGGGCTCTTAGAAATAGACTGCAAGTATTTGATTAGTGCCGAAGGTTCACTCTCCTCCGTACGCGCCAAGCTGAACCCTGAACTTGAAAAAAGATCCCACTGGTTCCTGGCATATCAAAATTACTACGAAGGCAGTTCGGTGCTTGACCCCGAGTGGTATCATGGGTTCCTCGACCCCGCGTTTGGTGAGATATACGGATGGTATAACGTTAAGGATGATTACGTTATATTTGGTACGTCATGCAGGAAGGGCGGGAGGTTCGGCCCGTATCTTGAGAATTTTACACAGTTTTTGAAGAAACACTTCGGTTTGAGGTTGGGCAGATTGGTTAGGAAATCAAGTTGCCTGGGCACTAACATGTGTGCTACAGGGAACTTCTACCTTGGCAAGGACAGGGTGTTGCTGGCTGGGGAGGCGGCAGGGTTTCTTAACATGTTTGGTGAGGGCATCTCCTCGGCACTGGCCACAGGCCTGCTGGCAGGTCAGGCGGTAGTTCAGGCTGATTCCGGCTCGGACAAAGGCGCCCACGAGATTTACACAGAGCTTTCCGGCCGTGAGCGAAGAGAGACGCTGGCATCCTGGAAGCTCGCGGCCAGACTTGCAGGTAGACCGGTTATGGTTTAA
- a CDS encoding gamma-glutamyl-gamma-aminobutyrate hydrolase family protein gives MRPVIGINCNYEEEVVVVEDTRPRYYLDRDYCMAVELVGGIPVLLPRVEEDGIENVLGMLDGLILSGGTDIDPSRYGQKAHPSMVPMPVEKEEFDFKLIRSALKLDMPILGICYGEQLLNVSLGGSLFQDIPAHMNTSINHRNPPGGRHKVLIEKGSRLHRMLGVDAVDTNSAHHQTVDRLGNGLKVCARTEDGVIEAVESDRHTFVVAVQWHPETMLDEPVERGLFSSFIKEVRAYASQRI, from the coding sequence ATGAGACCCGTAATAGGTATAAACTGTAATTATGAAGAAGAGGTCGTAGTAGTAGAAGATACGCGGCCGCGCTATTACCTGGATAGAGACTACTGCATGGCCGTGGAGCTCGTGGGTGGAATTCCGGTGCTTCTCCCGCGGGTGGAAGAAGACGGTATTGAGAATGTCTTAGGTATGCTGGACGGCCTGATTCTCAGTGGAGGTACAGACATAGACCCATCGCGCTACGGCCAGAAGGCACACCCGAGCATGGTGCCGATGCCGGTGGAGAAGGAGGAATTTGATTTTAAATTGATCAGAAGCGCCCTAAAGCTCGATATGCCCATTCTTGGGATATGTTACGGTGAGCAGTTGTTAAACGTCAGCCTGGGGGGCAGTCTTTTTCAGGACATACCGGCACACATGAATACCTCCATCAACCACCGTAACCCTCCCGGAGGACGCCACAAGGTGTTAATAGAAAAAGGCTCAAGGCTTCACAGGATGTTAGGTGTGGACGCCGTAGACACCAACAGCGCGCACCATCAGACTGTAGACCGTCTGGGTAACGGCCTGAAGGTCTGCGCGAGAACAGAGGACGGGGTGATTGAGGCCGTAGAGAGTGACAGGCACACGTTCGTGGTGGCGGTACAGTGGCACCCGGAGACGATGTTGGATGAACCGGTTGAGCGGGGCCTGTTCTCAAGCTTCATTAAGGAGGTAAGGGCCTATGCCTCTCAAAGAATCTAG
- a CDS encoding tetratricopeptide repeat protein: MPLKESRVRGSAGMLFVILLVLPLTSCAKNEDVSYEIKDDIALYKRELRALPDDIDARYGLGVNYYKARDYAGAVRELKTVVGMNPNLPYAWNNLGLAYVGEGRLGKAVTAYLKSLQLERDFTPARINLGLAYYLAGMFKEAGSHFEIVLNKHPDNVTAREGFGLSLLKQGRLYEAVTEFNKVLEIEPGNADAYKYIGIASEEMGDIRAAISAYRESLRLNPHDAETHWNLGNIYFDQGYLVGALREYTYAVDIKPDFKEAHFQRAITLKKLEAFREATAELEVLIELDPEYPEAHYLLGAVYEARAASGSGKDVPRREEFIEEAVSEYKVELENNPYDINTQKALGKLYLDRGDHVDGLDHYTRVVEIMPASAEAVYELGDAYARSGRFSLALLQWERAAEMDPTMAIKVWKRVLEVRPSMAEAHYRLGMAYMREGKLAAAINSLNTAVSARPKNLAFRQALKRVRRSQEKARAKEGKKRIEEEWWP, encoded by the coding sequence ATGCCTCTCAAAGAATCTAGGGTGCGAGGCTCCGCCGGTATGCTATTTGTGATACTGCTTGTTCTGCCCCTTACTTCGTGCGCAAAGAACGAGGACGTCTCCTACGAAATAAAGGATGACATAGCCCTGTACAAAAGGGAGCTGAGAGCCCTCCCGGACGACATCGACGCCCGCTACGGACTGGGAGTCAACTATTACAAGGCCAGGGATTATGCAGGCGCAGTGAGGGAACTTAAGACCGTAGTCGGGATGAATCCAAACCTTCCTTATGCCTGGAACAATCTGGGGCTGGCTTACGTAGGAGAGGGCAGGCTTGGAAAGGCCGTAACCGCGTACCTGAAGTCCCTGCAGCTGGAGCGTGATTTCACGCCGGCAAGGATAAACCTCGGACTGGCCTATTATCTGGCCGGTATGTTCAAGGAGGCAGGGTCACACTTCGAGATAGTTTTGAATAAACATCCCGATAACGTCACCGCCCGCGAGGGTTTTGGTCTAAGTCTTCTCAAGCAGGGGAGACTTTACGAGGCAGTAACCGAATTCAATAAGGTCCTGGAAATTGAACCCGGTAACGCAGACGCATACAAGTATATAGGTATAGCCAGTGAAGAAATGGGGGATATTCGCGCCGCAATATCAGCTTACAGAGAGTCCTTGAGACTTAACCCCCATGATGCGGAGACCCACTGGAACCTGGGGAACATCTACTTTGACCAGGGTTATCTGGTGGGTGCGCTTAGAGAGTATACGTATGCCGTCGATATCAAGCCCGACTTTAAAGAGGCGCACTTCCAGAGGGCGATAACGTTGAAGAAGCTGGAGGCCTTTAGAGAGGCGACCGCCGAGCTTGAAGTTTTGATCGAGCTGGACCCTGAGTATCCTGAAGCCCATTACCTGCTGGGTGCTGTTTATGAGGCCAGGGCCGCGAGTGGTAGTGGAAAAGATGTGCCCAGGCGTGAAGAATTTATTGAAGAGGCCGTTTCTGAGTACAAAGTGGAGCTTGAGAACAACCCTTACGACATCAACACCCAAAAGGCGTTGGGCAAGTTATATCTGGACAGGGGAGACCACGTTGACGGCCTCGATCATTATACCCGGGTCGTGGAGATTATGCCGGCCAGCGCGGAGGCGGTCTATGAACTGGGTGATGCTTATGCCCGGAGCGGCAGATTTTCCCTGGCCCTTCTTCAGTGGGAGAGGGCCGCTGAGATGGACCCCACGATGGCAATAAAGGTGTGGAAACGGGTCCTGGAGGTCAGGCCCTCAATGGCAGAGGCACATTACAGACTCGGTATGGCATATATGCGCGAGGGTAAACTGGCGGCAGCCATTAATTCTTTAAACACGGCCGTCAGCGCACGACCAAAGAATCTCGCCTTCCGCCAGGCCCTGAAAAGGGTACGCAGAAGTCAAGAAAAGGCCCGGGCAAAGGAAGGAAAGAAACGTATAGAGGAGGAATGGTGGCCCTAG
- a CDS encoding ubiquinol-cytochrome c reductase iron-sulfur subunit has protein sequence MAKVASKAKKTSKAERVAKTTRRETLRKVLFFACWGVFLGFAGMLGISIVRFVYPRVMFEPSSLFKVGKPDEYNVGEVTVIEGRRVFLIRDEKGFYALSAICTHLACQPIWEEDNQIFMCPCHGGRFYKNGINFAGPPPRPLPRYFMRFAPDGRMMVDKSKEVDMSFYLKV, from the coding sequence ATGGCTAAAGTTGCATCGAAGGCAAAAAAGACGTCAAAGGCGGAGAGGGTGGCAAAGACTACACGCCGGGAGACGTTGAGAAAAGTCCTGTTTTTCGCCTGCTGGGGTGTATTCCTGGGCTTCGCGGGCATGTTAGGCATAAGTATTGTGCGTTTTGTATATCCGAGGGTGATGTTTGAGCCCTCAAGTCTGTTCAAGGTAGGTAAGCCTGACGAGTACAATGTGGGTGAGGTTACTGTAATCGAAGGCCGGAGGGTGTTTCTTATCAGGGACGAGAAGGGTTTTTATGCCCTTTCGGCCATATGCACCCACCTGGCTTGTCAGCCCATCTGGGAGGAAGACAATCAGATATTCATGTGTCCATGTCACGGCGGACGTTTCTATAAAAACGGTATAAACTTTGCCGGCCCACCGCCGAGGCCCTTGCCGAGGTATTTCATGAGGTTTGCCCCCGATGGCCGTATGATGGTGGATAAGTCGAAAGAAGTTGATATGAGCTTTTATCTGAAGGTATGA